The following is a genomic window from Rhodoferax sp. PAMC 29310.
ACGGCGATGACCGAGATGAACTCCCCCGCAGCGTGGCGGACTACATCGCAGGAATGACCGACCGATTTGCCGGGCGTGAGCACGAACGCTTGACCGGTCGCCAGTGGCTGAGATAACGCCAGCAGGCGCCTTGTTTTTGTCCTCAACTCCCTCGATCCCCTCATGACCTTTGATCGACCTGAACTCTCCCCAATGACCGTAGAGCAAGATACCCGCACTTGGTTGGAGCGCGCAGTGATTGGTTTAAACCTCTGTCCTTTTGCAAAGAGTGTGCACGTCAAGGGTCAGGTGCACTACGCGGTGAGCCTTGGTAGCACGGCAGATGCATTGTTGGAACGATTGATTGGCGAGCTGAAAGATCTTGCTGCGCTGGATGCTTCTGTGCGCGATACAACGCTTTTGATTGCGCCGGATTGCCTGTCTGACTTCCTGGACTTCAATGATTTTCTGGATACCGCTGATCAAGCATTGGTTGATCTTGACCTCGATGGCGTTATTCAAATCGCCAGCTTTCATCCGCAGTATCAGTTTGGGGGAACTCAGGTCAACGACATCACCAATTTCA
Proteins encoded in this region:
- a CDS encoding DUF1415 domain-containing protein, coding for MTFDRPELSPMTVEQDTRTWLERAVIGLNLCPFAKSVHVKGQVHYAVSLGSTADALLERLIGELKDLAALDASVRDTTLLIAPDCLSDFLDFNDFLDTADQALVDLDLDGVIQIASFHPQYQFGGTQVNDITNFTNRSPYPTLHLLREESIDRAVAAFPNAEAIFEVNMQTLEQLGTDGWSALQVGPSTDPLGMASLADEIPKK